The following DNA comes from Methanosarcina vacuolata Z-761.
AGTGTGGCAACAGGCAGGCACCTTCAGGAAATCAACAAATTGAAAGCTCATCTGGAACAGCTTACCGAGCCTCCTCTCTTTATTGCAACTATTCTTGAGGTAAATGGAGAAATCGCACTTATAAGGCAGCATGGGAATAATCAGGAGGTTCTTACGCAGATCCCTGAAGAATGTATTGGAAAGATTGAACCCGGCATGAGAGTTGCAGTAAATGGAGCATACTCAATTATTTCCGTAGTCAGCAGAGCTGCCGATGTGCGGGCTCAGGTAATGGAACTCATTAACTCTCCTGGGGTGGACTACAGCATGATTGGTGGGCTGGATGAAGTGCTTCAGGAAGTCCGGGAAAGCGTTGAACTGCCACTTACCGAGCCCCAACTTTTCGAGGACATCGGAATCGAACCCCCTTCAGGTGTCCTGCTCCACGGAGCCCCGGGCACAGGCAAGACCCTTATTGCAAAGGCTATAGCTTCTCATGCAAAAGCAACCTTCATCCGAATGTCGGGATCTGACCTGGTTCAGAAATTCGTAGGTGAAGGTTCAAGGCTTGTCAAAGACATTTTCCAGCTTGCGCGGGATAAGTCTCCAAGCATTCTCTTTATAGATGAAATAGATGCTGTAGGCAGCATGAGGACCTATGACGGAACCAGCGGTTCGGCTGAAGTCAACAGGACAATGCTTCAGCTCCTTGCAGAGATGGACGGTTTTGATCCGAAAGGCAATGTAAAGGTCGTTGCTGCAACCAACAGGATTGACCTGCTTGATCCTGCTCTCCTCAGGCCTGGCAGGTTTGATCGGTCTATAGAAGTCCCACTCCCTGACGAGAAAGGAAGGACTGAAATCCTTAAAATTCACACCCGCAAGATGAACCTTGCAGATGATGTGGACTTTGAGAAACTCGCAAAAGTCATGACAGGCATGAGCGGGGCAGAAATCAGCGTTATCGTCAAAGAAGCCGGAATTTTTGTGCTCCGCAGGCGCGGTAAACAGATCACCATGGCTGATTTCCTGAAAGCACACGAAAAGGTCGTAAATACCGAAGAACCCTCAATTCCCCAGGCTATGTTCGTATAAAGCTGTCCTGACAGCCAAAACTTGAGAAACTGGAACCGGATTACAACCGTATTACTATTAAGTTTAGGAAAGCTTTCAGGAATATTTTCTTAAGCTTGCCGGATGGAGAATATCCTTCCGGCAGTTTCTCTATTTTTTTAAAACTCAGACGAAAGATTTATATTTTATAAATTACTTGAAGATATGCTGCCTGAGAGGTAAAGCATAGCAAGATAACAAGTTGCTCCGATAGTGTAGCTCGGCCAATCATTCAGGACTCTCACTCCTGCGACTGGGGTTCAAATCCCCATCGGAGCACTTTTCTTTGTTACAATTTTTTTGATGTTGTATTTTAGGGTTTCTGCAGTTGAACTTTAAAATCAATAGCTATATCCTTAAAAGTCTAAGAACCTAAATTTATAAACACTCTATCTATTCTATTTGATCTTATACTTCAATATGTAAATTCCAAATATGTAATAGGAAGAAAGCGTTTAATTTTAGCAGAAAACAATGTTATGAGAGTAAATCATTAAGGATTACTTGAGATAGATGAAGTGAGGTTACTAATCATTAATTTTTATATATCTTCATGAAAATCGTTTTTTCAGAAATTGTGCTCTCGACTCTGACTCCATAAGTTTCAAACATGCTTTCAATTCCCATTTTGTTTATCTTTGAACTATTAAGTCCCAAACTATGAGTAATTAGCATCGTATAATGGTTGTCATCATCCGTATAATCTATCGTATCAAACCAGTTTGACATAACCCCCGTAATAACTACTCCATCAAGGAGTTCTTTTAGACTAATTTCCTTAAGAGGCTTCTGAAAGTAGTACTCCATTGTGTATTCTAGG
Coding sequences within:
- a CDS encoding proteasome-activating nucleotidase codes for the protein MPEDSAIRSSLEDIKTRVEFQLESGKINAEDVKSLLTEIEIMRVQNENMKARLLEASVATGRHLQEINKLKAHLEQLTEPPLFIATILEVNGEIALIRQHGNNQEVLTQIPEECIGKIEPGMRVAVNGAYSIISVVSRAADVRAQVMELINSPGVDYSMIGGLDEVLQEVRESVELPLTEPQLFEDIGIEPPSGVLLHGAPGTGKTLIAKAIASHAKATFIRMSGSDLVQKFVGEGSRLVKDIFQLARDKSPSILFIDEIDAVGSMRTYDGTSGSAEVNRTMLQLLAEMDGFDPKGNVKVVAATNRIDLLDPALLRPGRFDRSIEVPLPDEKGRTEILKIHTRKMNLADDVDFEKLAKVMTGMSGAEISVIVKEAGIFVLRRRGKQITMADFLKAHEKVVNTEEPSIPQAMFV